In a single window of the Nodularia spumigena CCY9414 genome:
- a CDS encoding Gfo/Idh/MocA family protein produces the protein MPSEIPTNQNKIGVAILGTGFGQKVHIPGFKAHHRTEIVAIYHRDINKAKAIAETNNIPHACDTVADILALPEVQAVSIATPPFLHYEMAKEVLQAGKHLLLEKPTTLNVFEAKELYQLAQAKGVTATVDFEFRFVPGWQLFSELLASNYVGNKRLIKIDWLGSSRADTSRPWNWYSSQDKGGGALGSLGSHAFDYISWLFGSVSRLNAHLSTAIPARLDPVSKELKPVNTDDTCLLSLELADGTPCQVTISAVVHASRTHWVEVYGDRGTLILGSENQKDYIHGFRVWGSQPGQPLQEIEIPNRLVFPQIHADGRISAFIRVVDQWVQGIERQQQIIPSLREGVYSQLLMDLSHKSHKTSNWIDVPHLEAFLTDNYHNLI, from the coding sequence ATGCCTTCCGAAATCCCCACAAATCAAAATAAAATTGGTGTAGCAATACTTGGCACAGGATTTGGTCAAAAAGTCCATATTCCCGGATTTAAAGCCCATCATCGCACCGAAATAGTAGCAATTTATCATAGAGATATTAACAAAGCCAAAGCCATCGCCGAGACTAATAATATCCCGCACGCCTGCGACACTGTAGCCGATATTTTAGCATTACCAGAAGTGCAAGCCGTCAGTATAGCAACACCACCATTTCTGCACTACGAAATGGCTAAAGAAGTCCTGCAAGCCGGAAAACATTTATTATTAGAAAAACCCACAACTTTAAATGTATTTGAAGCCAAAGAATTATATCAATTAGCGCAAGCAAAAGGCGTAACTGCTACAGTAGACTTTGAATTTCGCTTTGTCCCAGGATGGCAATTATTTTCTGAATTATTAGCCAGCAACTATGTAGGAAACAAACGCTTAATTAAAATTGATTGGTTAGGTTCCTCCCGCGCCGATACTTCCCGCCCTTGGAACTGGTATTCTTCTCAAGATAAGGGAGGTGGTGCATTAGGTTCTTTAGGTTCCCACGCCTTCGATTATATATCCTGGCTATTTGGATCAGTCAGCAGATTAAACGCCCACTTGAGTACAGCCATTCCCGCACGACTTGACCCTGTTAGCAAAGAATTAAAGCCAGTAAATACAGATGATACCTGTCTGCTATCTCTGGAATTAGCTGATGGTACACCTTGTCAAGTTACTATCAGTGCTGTAGTTCACGCATCGAGGACACATTGGGTAGAAGTTTATGGCGATCGCGGTACACTAATATTAGGTAGTGAAAATCAAAAAGATTATATACATGGATTTCGGGTTTGGGGTTCCCAACCAGGTCAACCCCTCCAAGAAATTGAAATTCCCAACCGCTTAGTTTTTCCCCAAATTCACGCCGATGGACGCATTTCGGCATTTATCCGTGTAGTAGACCAATGGGTACAAGGAATTGAACGCCAACAACAAATAATTCCATCCTTGCGAGAAGGCGTTTATTCCCAGTTATTAATGGATTTATCTCATAAATCTCATAAAACATCAAATTGGATAGATGTACCCCACCTGGAAGCATTCCTAACGGATAATTATCACAATCTAATATAG
- a CDS encoding DUF1822 family protein, producing MTANTPILSFASTDLILEIPPTVQHQVDLQSQSFAHSMSYQAYLNELCLGAVLPWLQEDFTPQAQVWPHPAALSSFWELVNGTAIIVDATRLILVPTENIDNSELRVPQEWVDLPSWVGDYYLAVQVEPDEGYVRVWGYCTHEKLKTKGNYYPGDRTYALDEADIITDISVLKVAREFCADEVKRVATVELPIIPQTQAENLITRLGKPEIMTPRLAVPFPLWGGLIEHGGWRQRLSEQRLGLPEQRSVIQWLQSGVTQIAAAMGWEKLNLQLSLAGARSLEERQPGVSLSRQLAIAGQSYELLITPQGQPETTHWRFELRNTTIGAVIPGGFKLRLLTEDLQPFPQNEDIATTAVEKLYIEVALEPGEGIVWEIEPLPDNYDREILKF from the coding sequence ATGACTGCTAATACCCCCATCTTAAGTTTTGCTTCCACAGACCTGATTTTGGAAATTCCCCCCACGGTACAACATCAAGTTGATTTGCAAAGTCAATCTTTTGCTCATTCTATGAGTTATCAAGCCTATCTCAATGAACTTTGTTTGGGTGCTGTTTTACCTTGGTTGCAAGAAGATTTTACACCCCAAGCCCAAGTTTGGCCTCATCCTGCGGCTTTATCGAGTTTTTGGGAACTGGTGAATGGTACGGCTATAATAGTGGACGCAACGAGATTGATCTTAGTTCCTACAGAAAATATTGATAACTCTGAGTTACGTGTACCGCAAGAATGGGTAGATTTACCCAGTTGGGTAGGGGATTATTACTTAGCAGTGCAAGTAGAACCGGATGAAGGCTATGTCAGGGTTTGGGGTTATTGTACCCATGAAAAACTCAAGACTAAAGGCAATTATTACCCAGGCGATCGCACTTATGCCTTAGATGAAGCTGATATAATTACAGATATAAGTGTGTTAAAAGTGGCGAGAGAATTTTGTGCAGATGAAGTTAAAAGAGTTGCCACAGTAGAACTACCAATCATACCACAAACCCAAGCCGAAAATTTAATTACCCGCCTGGGAAAACCAGAAATCATGACCCCTCGTTTAGCCGTTCCTTTTCCATTGTGGGGGGGACTCATAGAACATGGGGGTTGGCGACAACGTTTATCGGAACAGCGTTTAGGACTACCAGAACAAAGGTCAGTTATCCAATGGTTGCAAAGCGGTGTAACTCAAATTGCAGCAGCGATGGGCTGGGAAAAATTAAATCTGCAATTGAGTCTAGCGGGCGCGCGGAGTTTAGAAGAAAGACAACCAGGAGTAAGTTTATCACGGCAACTAGCGATCGCAGGTCAATCATATGAACTGCTAATTACACCCCAAGGACAACCAGAAACCACACATTGGCGGTTTGAACTACGTAACACCACCATAGGCGCAGTCATACCCGGCGGTTTTAAACTCAGACTCCTCACCGAAGACTTACAACCATTTCCCCAGAATGAAGATATAGCCACAACAGCAGTAGAAAAACTGTACATAGAAGTTGCCTTAGAACCCGGAGAAGGTATAGTCTGGGAAATAGAACCCCTCCCCGACAACTATGATCGAGAAATCCTCAAATTCTGA
- the modB gene encoding molybdate ABC transporter permease subunit, giving the protein MDLSPLWISIKTSLLATFITFFLGILSAYWMLGYRGKAKSLIEGIFIAPLILPPTVVGFLLLLFFGRNGPVGKLMEPFDFSIVFTWYGAAIAATVVAFPIMYKTALGAFEQIDGNLLRVARTLGASESSIFWRISLPLAFPGIVAATSLAFARALGEFGATLMLAGNIPGETQNIPMAIYFAVEAGAMNEAWFWAIAIMSISLSGIIAVNLWQENRGKHKQQTSPLPQGMRNQEYQICQTSQKPDLSGLFVDIKKQLSGFRLQVCFNGDSNTLGFLGGSGAGKSMILRCIAGIETPTKGRIVLNGRVLFDSEKRINLPSRDRRIGFLMQNYALFPHMTVMQNIAFGLPKGLSTLAIKEQVQAQLLAVQLEGLENRYPHQLSGGQQQRVALARALAIKPEALLLDEPFSALDTYLRYQLQEQLSETLSTYPGVTLFVTHNLEEAYEICQQLLVVSQGQIIANDDKQNIFAHPNNYTVAQLTGCKNFSPVTVVSANQVQALDWDCTLKVMEPLPQSPAYIGIRAHHITFTSDPNAENTFPCWLVRTRETPHRMTLYLRLHNSLNNNHDYHLQAEVFKEKWLNIKDKPFPWYVRLDIIKLFLMPE; this is encoded by the coding sequence ATGGATTTATCACCTCTTTGGATATCAATAAAAACTTCCTTGCTTGCTACATTTATCACATTTTTTTTAGGGATTTTGTCTGCTTACTGGATGTTAGGATATCGAGGTAAAGCCAAGTCATTAATTGAAGGAATATTTATCGCTCCTTTGATTTTACCGCCTACAGTTGTGGGATTTTTATTACTGCTATTTTTTGGCAGAAATGGTCCGGTAGGTAAACTCATGGAACCTTTCGATTTTAGCATTGTTTTTACTTGGTACGGTGCAGCGATCGCCGCCACAGTGGTAGCATTTCCTATCATGTATAAAACCGCCTTGGGAGCTTTTGAACAAATTGATGGTAATCTTTTACGCGTAGCCAGAACCCTTGGTGCATCTGAATCAAGCATCTTTTGGCGCATCAGTTTACCCCTAGCATTTCCCGGAATTGTTGCCGCCACAAGTTTAGCTTTTGCGCGGGCTTTGGGTGAATTTGGAGCCACCTTAATGTTAGCTGGTAATATTCCCGGAGAAACTCAAAATATCCCGATGGCAATTTATTTTGCTGTGGAAGCTGGTGCAATGAATGAAGCTTGGTTTTGGGCGATCGCCATCATGAGTATTTCTTTATCTGGGATTATTGCAGTTAACCTTTGGCAAGAAAACCGGGGGAAACACAAACAACAAACTTCCCCATTACCCCAAGGAATGAGAAATCAAGAATACCAGATATGTCAAACCAGTCAGAAACCAGATTTATCAGGATTATTTGTTGATATTAAAAAACAACTTTCAGGCTTTAGATTGCAAGTATGTTTTAATGGCGATAGTAATACCTTGGGATTTTTGGGAGGTTCCGGGGCTGGTAAAAGTATGATTTTGCGCTGCATTGCAGGCATCGAAACACCCACAAAAGGACGTATTGTTTTAAATGGGCGAGTGTTATTTGATTCTGAAAAAAGAATTAATTTGCCTTCGCGCGATCGCCGCATTGGATTTTTAATGCAGAATTACGCACTATTCCCGCACATGACTGTAATGCAAAATATCGCCTTTGGCTTACCTAAAGGCTTATCCACATTAGCGATTAAGGAACAAGTACAGGCGCAACTATTAGCAGTACAGTTAGAGGGATTAGAAAATCGCTATCCACATCAACTTTCAGGAGGACAGCAACAACGGGTAGCCTTAGCCAGAGCTTTAGCAATCAAACCAGAAGCATTACTATTAGATGAACCCTTTTCAGCCCTAGATACATATCTGCGTTATCAATTACAAGAGCAATTAAGTGAAACCCTCAGCACATATCCAGGCGTAACACTATTTGTTACCCACAATTTAGAAGAAGCTTATGAAATTTGTCAACAATTATTAGTAGTTTCCCAAGGACAAATTATTGCTAACGATGATAAACAAAACATATTCGCACATCCCAATAATTACACAGTCGCCCAGTTAACAGGTTGCAAAAACTTTTCCCCAGTCACAGTAGTATCTGCTAATCAAGTCCAAGCTTTAGATTGGGACTGCACCTTAAAAGTGATGGAACCTTTACCCCAGTCACCAGCTTATATAGGCATTCGCGCCCATCATATCACCTTTACAAGCGACCCCAACGCAGAGAATACCTTTCCCTGTTGGTTAGTAAGGACAAGGGAAACACCGCACCGGATGACGCTGTATTTACGACTGCACAATTCATTGAATAACAATCATGATTATCACCTACAAGCCGAAGTATTTAAAGAAAAATGGCTGAATATCAAAGACAAACCTTTCCCCTGGTATGTGCGTTTAGATATAATAAAACTCTTTTTAATGCCAGAGTAG
- a CDS encoding four-helix bundle copper-binding protein — protein MMMMMTETMTTEMQNCMNACMECHKMCLETMTHCMSQGGKQMNMSMMGMMRDCAEMCMMCMNMMMGGSEFMGRTCMLCAEMCDRCATACEQMSQDQKMMDCAASCRRCAEACRSMQMMPA, from the coding sequence ATGATGATGATGATGACTGAAACCATGACCACCGAAATGCAAAACTGCATGAATGCTTGCATGGAATGTCACAAAATGTGTTTGGAAACCATGACTCACTGCATGAGCCAAGGTGGTAAACAAATGAACATGAGCATGATGGGTATGATGCGCGACTGCGCGGAAATGTGCATGATGTGTATGAACATGATGATGGGTGGTTCTGAATTCATGGGACGCACTTGTATGCTTTGCGCGGAAATGTGCGATCGCTGTGCCACAGCTTGCGAACAAATGAGCCAAGATCAAAAGATGATGGATTGTGCTGCTTCTTGTCGTAGATGTGCGGAAGCTTGCCGATCTATGCAAATGATGCCTGCTTAA
- a CDS encoding sigma-70 family RNA polymerase sigma factor encodes MQPRQSIIEIFATFVQFDEDSFSRWATESRLRRSIQSCLQQTPKNTNENFWVLYWYKFWQVPETKFLAQQHLTAYLQEACYWSSQKTAANFVSNQYKVSDCFQIAIAQVDKVLQNFNPNHSSTLKSYASIVFGNMIRETLRQRREVDICTDWGLLRKISQKRLDESLQNAGLSSETINAYILAWQCFKTLYVPEKAAKSRKLSRPDEQIWQAIAQAYNSQTHQKVNPQILETWLVNTAKAVRKYLYPTPDSLNISKGGEHSGELLDNLPGTEQESLIHEIIAQEEAQNRICVQVEINQVLANAVTKLETQVQQILQLCYSQQLNQDAIAKQLEIKQYTVSRRLTKAKEILLRSLANWSQETLHISVNTDLLTSMSPVIEEWLHNYYTAFPD; translated from the coding sequence ATGCAACCTCGACAAAGCATCATTGAAATTTTTGCAACTTTCGTGCAGTTTGACGAAGACAGCTTCAGTCGTTGGGCGACAGAATCAAGATTGCGTCGCAGCATCCAAAGTTGTCTTCAGCAAACACCAAAAAACACAAACGAAAATTTTTGGGTATTGTATTGGTATAAGTTTTGGCAAGTTCCTGAAACTAAATTTTTAGCACAGCAACATCTTACGGCTTATTTACAAGAAGCTTGTTATTGGAGTTCTCAAAAAACAGCCGCTAATTTTGTGAGTAATCAGTATAAGGTTTCCGATTGCTTTCAAATTGCGATCGCACAAGTTGATAAAGTGCTGCAAAATTTTAATCCCAATCACAGCAGTACCTTGAAAAGCTACGCCAGTATTGTGTTTGGGAATATGATTCGCGAAACTTTGCGCCAACGTCGTGAAGTTGATATCTGTACAGATTGGGGTTTGTTGCGGAAAATCTCCCAAAAGCGTTTAGATGAGTCTCTACAAAATGCCGGCTTGTCTTCAGAGACGATTAACGCTTATATTTTGGCTTGGCAATGTTTTAAAACTCTCTATGTCCCGGAAAAAGCTGCTAAATCTCGCAAACTTTCTCGACCTGATGAGCAAATTTGGCAAGCGATCGCTCAAGCTTATAACTCACAAACTCATCAAAAAGTCAATCCTCAAATCTTAGAAACTTGGTTAGTAAATACGGCTAAAGCTGTCAGAAAATATCTTTATCCCACCCCAGATTCGCTGAATATATCCAAAGGTGGTGAGCATTCGGGGGAATTACTTGATAATCTACCAGGGACAGAACAAGAATCTTTAATCCATGAAATTATCGCCCAAGAAGAAGCACAAAACCGCATTTGTGTGCAAGTCGAGATTAACCAAGTTTTAGCGAATGCAGTTACCAAACTTGAAACGCAAGTCCAACAGATTTTACAACTATGCTATAGTCAACAACTAAATCAGGATGCAATTGCTAAACAACTAGAAATCAAGCAATATACAGTTTCGCGGCGATTAACAAAAGCCAAGGAAATATTGCTGCGCTCTTTGGCGAATTGGAGTCAAGAAACTTTGCATATTTCTGTAAACACAGACCTACTAACCAGTATGAGTCCTGTGATTGAGGAATGGTTACACAATTACTACACTGCATTTCCTGACTAA
- a CDS encoding FAD-dependent oxidoreductase, whose amino-acid sequence MSLLFNSPESSTISRRTLLKIFGIGAIVGGTGYSRFSKPEPTVYQKDTLELPQILNKNKSVAVVGGGLAGLACAYELSQRGFAVTLLEKAPQLGGKIASWPIEAAGEDFMMEHGFHGFFPQYYNLKSMVSELEITNNFQSLNFYSLVYRDVKYKPEVFRPSSSAFPWNIIDLAIASPNRLRWGINLTKFKHLQVFQAITGFEREKNYRRFDNISVADWVKTEFPQGLYDLYFLPFAKSSLNAPDEMSVGELMQFFHFYFFGNPEGLAFNGTVDDMGTSLVQPIAQFIQSKGGKIITGATVSEIPAVDGQIDTLKYYLDSNQNNVPFWVKRNAIITDEKVEYFGAADEVFAVPADSKAAISLTCTHQGCTVKAAADGNFHCPCHGAVFAADGKVLKGPAERDLPKFEIVQRQDDQLQLVAANYQSVPPQTITADYYVFATDVPGVQQLFKRVSGDVDAKVRSQVEKLSIADPFAVCRFWFDRDFEWEQSNFTSLSGYSLTDSITLYHRIQQQFIDWSERTGGSVVELHAYCYKEKEFPTQEALLTTFEQELYEIVPELKQATILHREIVNQRNFSGYPPQSYAERPESSSGIVNLMFAGDWVKMPFPCGLMERAVSSGLLAANEILHREGLQRRSLLTVNPEGMLQI is encoded by the coding sequence ATGAGTTTACTATTTAATTCCCCAGAATCATCTACTATATCCCGGCGGACACTACTGAAAATATTTGGTATTGGTGCAATTGTCGGAGGTACGGGATATTCCCGCTTTAGTAAGCCTGAGCCTACTGTTTATCAAAAAGATACTCTGGAACTGCCGCAAATATTAAATAAAAATAAAAGTGTTGCGGTGGTTGGCGGTGGTTTGGCTGGTTTGGCTTGTGCTTATGAATTGAGTCAAAGGGGTTTTGCAGTTACACTTTTAGAAAAAGCCCCCCAACTCGGTGGAAAAATTGCCAGTTGGCCGATTGAAGCTGCTGGGGAAGATTTTATGATGGAACATGGTTTTCATGGATTTTTCCCTCAGTATTATAATCTCAAAAGTATGGTTTCTGAATTGGAGATTACTAATAATTTTCAATCGTTAAACTTTTATTCTCTGGTTTATCGCGATGTGAAATACAAACCGGAGGTATTTCGCCCCAGTAGTTCGGCTTTTCCTTGGAATATTATAGATTTAGCGATCGCCTCTCCAAATCGGTTACGTTGGGGTATAAACTTAACTAAGTTCAAACATTTACAAGTTTTTCAGGCCATTACTGGTTTTGAACGGGAAAAAAACTATCGCCGCTTTGATAATATCTCTGTAGCTGACTGGGTAAAAACCGAATTTCCCCAAGGTTTATACGACTTATATTTTCTCCCTTTTGCTAAATCTAGCTTGAACGCACCAGATGAGATGAGTGTGGGCGAACTCATGCAATTTTTCCATTTTTACTTTTTTGGAAATCCAGAAGGTTTAGCTTTTAATGGAACTGTAGACGATATGGGGACAAGTTTAGTTCAACCAATTGCTCAGTTTATTCAAAGTAAAGGTGGTAAAATTATTACTGGGGCTACAGTTAGTGAGATTCCGGCTGTAGATGGTCAAATTGATACTCTGAAATATTATCTTGATAGTAATCAGAATAATGTGCCTTTCTGGGTGAAGCGCAATGCAATTATTACTGATGAAAAGGTAGAATATTTTGGTGCTGCTGATGAAGTATTTGCAGTTCCTGCTGATAGTAAAGCAGCTATTTCTCTCACTTGTACTCATCAAGGTTGTACTGTCAAAGCAGCCGCAGATGGTAATTTTCATTGTCCTTGTCATGGGGCGGTTTTCGCTGCTGATGGTAAAGTTTTAAAAGGCCCAGCCGAAAGAGATTTACCTAAGTTTGAAATAGTCCAACGACAAGATGATCAGTTGCAGTTGGTAGCAGCGAATTATCAATCAGTACCACCGCAGACAATCACCGCAGATTACTATGTTTTTGCTACTGATGTTCCTGGTGTGCAACAATTATTTAAGCGTGTGAGTGGAGATGTGGATGCTAAAGTGCGATCGCAAGTGGAAAAATTAAGCATCGCCGATCCTTTTGCTGTGTGTCGTTTCTGGTTTGACCGAGATTTTGAGTGGGAACAAAGTAATTTTACTTCTTTATCTGGCTATTCATTAACAGACAGCATCACTCTTTATCATCGCATACAACAACAATTTATTGATTGGTCGGAACGCACAGGCGGGAGTGTGGTGGAGTTACACGCCTATTGTTATAAAGAAAAGGAATTTCCCACCCAAGAGGCTTTATTAACAACTTTTGAACAAGAACTTTATGAAATTGTTCCTGAGTTAAAACAAGCCACAATCTTACATCGGGAAATAGTCAATCAACGTAATTTTTCGGGATATCCACCCCAGAGTTATGCTGAACGTCCAGAGTCGAGTTCTGGTATTGTTAATTTAATGTTTGCTGGGGACTGGGTGAAAATGCCTTTTCCTTGTGGGTTAATGGAACGCGCTGTTAGTAGTGGTTTGTTAGCAGCTAATGAAATTTTACATCGTGAGGGTTTACAAAGGCGATCGCTTTTAACTGTGAATCCAGAGGGAATGTTACAAATTTAA
- the modA gene encoding molybdate ABC transporter substrate-binding protein has translation MNKKQILSLIGIAVTSFFLAIALPLINPTPLTAQPNINLLISAAASMKDALEEIQPLYQQSKPNVNIRYNFGASGALQQQIEQGAPADIFISAARSQVDALEQKGLLVAGTRTNLANNRLVLIVPNNTNSINSFFNLADAKIKRIALGEPRSVPAGQYADQVLKKLGIFEKIKSKLVLANNVRQVLAAVESGNADAGLVYATDAKISNKVKVVVAADEKYHSAIIYPMAVIKRSKNIPAAKEFLEFLSSNQAKTVLKKYGFIVN, from the coding sequence ATGAATAAAAAACAAATTCTGTCTCTGATTGGTATCGCAGTTACTAGCTTTTTCCTAGCGATCGCCTTACCCTTAATTAATCCCACTCCCCTAACAGCACAGCCAAACATCAACTTACTGATATCTGCGGCTGCCAGTATGAAAGATGCACTAGAAGAAATTCAGCCCCTATATCAACAAAGTAAACCAAACGTCAATATCAGATATAACTTTGGGGCTTCGGGAGCATTACAACAACAAATTGAACAGGGTGCGCCCGCAGATATCTTTATTTCCGCCGCTAGAAGCCAAGTAGATGCACTAGAGCAAAAAGGACTCTTAGTTGCAGGTACTCGTACCAACCTGGCAAATAACCGCTTAGTTTTGATAGTACCGAATAATACTAATAGCATTAATAGTTTTTTCAATTTAGCAGATGCCAAAATTAAGAGAATTGCCCTAGGAGAACCCAGAAGCGTACCAGCAGGACAATACGCTGATCAAGTATTAAAGAAACTGGGTATTTTTGAGAAAATTAAATCTAAATTAGTCTTAGCCAATAATGTCCGCCAAGTGTTAGCAGCAGTAGAAAGTGGTAACGCCGATGCAGGTTTAGTTTACGCCACAGATGCTAAAATTTCCAATAAAGTCAAAGTTGTAGTTGCGGCTGATGAAAAATATCACTCAGCAATTATTTATCCAATGGCAGTAATTAAAAGGAGTAAAAATATCCCAGCAGCCAAAGAATTTTTAGAATTTTTATCCAGTAATCAAGCCAAAACCGTACTTAAAAAATACGGATTTATCGTGAATTAA
- a CDS encoding ABC transporter permease has translation MKYWRETIAVTQRILIELLRRRRSLIFWSIFPISVLILSGFILAERAELPLAEAFAYAAPSTLVGAALFFSCLGGSVATVVAEREQHTLKRLFISPLSGVSYFLGIFLAHSCIGLGQTLLVYTIAAFWGATFNGSIILGLTIILMSIVAYVGLGFILGTQLARRIEDVNALVAAFGVPLLILGGAFLPASLFPQGLINIARFNPIYHMNEALVGVSSQGADLSKITSHFWFLLVFALVMVIGGWLSYRRMLMVERRL, from the coding sequence ATGAAGTATTGGCGTGAAACCATAGCTGTAACACAGCGCATCTTAATTGAATTGTTGCGACGCAGACGCAGCTTAATTTTTTGGAGTATTTTCCCAATTTCCGTATTAATCCTCAGTGGATTTATTTTAGCAGAACGGGCGGAATTACCATTGGCGGAAGCTTTTGCCTATGCTGCGCCCTCAACTTTGGTAGGTGCGGCGTTATTTTTTAGCTGTTTGGGTGGTAGTGTAGCCACTGTCGTTGCGGAAAGAGAGCAGCATACTCTCAAACGCCTGTTTATTTCTCCCTTAAGTGGTGTGTCCTACTTTTTAGGAATTTTTCTGGCTCACAGCTGCATTGGTCTAGGACAGACGCTTTTAGTTTATACTATTGCTGCTTTTTGGGGTGCTACCTTCAATGGTTCTATTATTTTAGGACTGACAATTATTCTCATGAGTATTGTGGCTTATGTTGGTTTAGGCTTTATTTTGGGTACTCAATTAGCACGGCGCATTGAAGATGTTAATGCTTTGGTGGCGGCTTTTGGCGTTCCTTTGTTAATTTTAGGCGGAGCATTTTTACCCGCTTCTCTGTTTCCCCAAGGTTTGATTAATATTGCCAGATTTAATCCTATTTATCACATGAATGAAGCTCTAGTTGGGGTTTCTTCTCAGGGTGCTGATCTTAGTAAGATTACATCACATTTTTGGTTTTTACTAGTGTTTGCTTTGGTGATGGTTATTGGTGGTTGGTTATCTTATCGGCGAATGTTAATGGTGGAAAGAAGACTTTGA
- a CDS encoding ABC transporter ATP-binding protein, with product MLKITHLNKSYGSVKVLQDLNLQIESGEVYGLLGANGSGKTTTINIICNLLKADSGDVIINEQRVSEATKKIIGIAPQENLLYKTLSCEENLNFFANIYGLSRELRQKQVQETLASVNLLDRAKSPVETLSGGMQRRLNIAVALVHQPQLVILDEPTTGLDIEARYQIWELIRELKNQGVTVLLTTHLLDEAERLCDKIGILKNGHILAEGSLAQLRKLIPASEVLVVKTAEKEQAIARGKEYNFTHKSYGNELAFWLPEPLELKEILARFEGIELDSISRLPVGLEHIYLEVTQG from the coding sequence ATGCTGAAAATTACTCATTTAAATAAGTCCTATGGCTCTGTTAAAGTTCTGCAAGATTTGAATCTACAAATCGAGTCTGGGGAAGTTTACGGTTTATTGGGTGCAAATGGATCCGGAAAAACGACAACAATTAATATTATTTGCAATTTACTTAAGGCTGATAGTGGTGATGTGATAATCAATGAGCAAAGAGTTTCTGAAGCTACTAAAAAGATAATTGGGATTGCTCCCCAAGAAAATTTACTCTACAAAACTTTATCTTGTGAGGAAAATCTCAATTTTTTTGCGAATATTTACGGTTTAAGTCGGGAATTACGGCAAAAACAAGTACAGGAAACTCTCGCATCTGTGAATTTACTAGATAGAGCTAAAAGTCCTGTAGAAACTCTCAGTGGAGGAATGCAGCGACGGTTGAATATTGCAGTGGCTTTGGTACATCAGCCGCAGTTAGTTATTTTAGATGAACCCACGACAGGATTAGATATTGAAGCTAGATATCAAATTTGGGAGTTAATTCGGGAACTGAAAAATCAGGGTGTTACTGTTTTATTAACTACTCATTTATTAGATGAAGCCGAGCGACTTTGTGACAAAATTGGCATTCTCAAAAATGGTCACATTTTAGCTGAGGGGAGTTTAGCCCAGTTACGCAAATTGATTCCCGCTTCAGAAGTTTTAGTGGTAAAAACTGCTGAAAAAGAGCAAGCGATCGCTCGCGGAAAAGAATATAATTTTACACATAAATCTTATGGCAATGAGTTAGCTTTTTGGTTGCCAGAGCCTCTAGAATTAAAGGAAATTCTCGCCCGATTTGAAGGCATAGAACTTGATTCCATTTCTCGGCTACCTGTGGGATTAGAACATATTTATTTAGAGGTGACACAAGGATAA
- a CDS encoding methyltransferase domain-containing protein: protein MGYFDTLIDKFAEDNQLETAFGQHIHWGYWEDPSQAKGTLLDFALAANNLSQKVIQVSEINHGDHILDAGCGFGGTISMLNNQFSQLNLVGVNIDEAQVIRASETIQPQNDNRINFVCADACDLPDFTHLFDYAIALECIFAFPSRKIFFKEVRNQLKPGGKLIIVDFLINDKINRLWQNLEKQVLNRLITDTYGSKATQKINFITLRDYQEIAKNTGF, encoded by the coding sequence GTGGGCTATTTTGATACTCTCATTGATAAATTTGCAGAAGATAATCAACTAGAAACAGCATTTGGTCAACATATTCATTGGGGTTACTGGGAAGATCCTTCTCAGGCTAAGGGTACTTTATTAGATTTTGCTCTAGCTGCTAATAATCTCTCTCAAAAAGTGATTCAAGTCAGCGAGATTAATCATGGTGATCATATTTTAGATGCCGGTTGTGGTTTTGGTGGCACAATCAGTATGTTAAATAATCAATTTTCTCAACTAAATTTAGTGGGAGTAAATATTGATGAGGCGCAGGTAATCAGAGCTAGCGAAACTATTCAGCCTCAAAATGATAATCGGATAAATTTTGTTTGTGCTGATGCTTGTGATTTACCAGATTTTACCCATTTATTTGATTATGCGATCGCTTTGGAATGTATTTTTGCTTTTCCTAGTAGAAAAATATTCTTTAAAGAAGTGAGAAACCAATTGAAGCCAGGGGGTAAATTAATAATCGTAGATTTTCTGATTAACGATAAAATCAACCGTCTGTGGCAAAATTTAGAAAAACAAGTATTAAATCGTCTCATCACTGATACCTATGGCTCAAAAGCAACGCAAAAGATAAATTTTATCACTTTGCGAGATTATCAAGAGATTGCCAAAAACACAGGATTTTAA